A portion of the Marinobacter alexandrii genome contains these proteins:
- the atpA gene encoding F0F1 ATP synthase subunit alpha, with protein sequence MAQVRPDEVSAILREQLSNHKTEAELEEVGTVLQVGDGVARIYGLRNAQAGELLEFENGLNALVLNLEEDNVGAVLLGDSSDVNEGDTVKRTGKIASIQTGDGMCGRVVDTLGKPIDGKGPIQGELFEMPLERKAPGVIFREPVSEPLQTGITAIDSMIPVGRGQRELVIGDRQTGKTAVVIDTIINQKEFYDKGEPVFCIYVAIGQKASTVAGIVAQLEKAGAMDYTVIVNASASDPAPMQFFAPFTGAAIGEYFRDTGRPALVVYDDLSKQAVSYREVSLLLRRPPGREAYPGDVFYLHSRLLERAAKVINDDSIASQMNDLPPSLKGKVKGGGSLTALPIIETQAGDVSAYIPTNVISITDGQIFLETNLFNSGIRPAINVGISVSRVGGNAQIKSMKKVSGTLKLDQAQFRELEAFAKFGSDLDAATQRTIDRGRKNQEILKQPQFSPVPVEEQVATIYASTKGFLDPVPVNQAREFQTEFINAMRTTGKDALADFKAGKLSEEAVSKTEEIAKDIASRFKK encoded by the coding sequence ATGGCACAAGTAAGACCTGATGAGGTTTCAGCAATTTTAAGAGAGCAGCTGTCCAATCATAAAACAGAAGCTGAACTTGAAGAAGTGGGTACTGTACTACAGGTAGGTGATGGTGTAGCCAGAATCTACGGACTAAGAAATGCACAAGCTGGAGAACTTTTAGAATTTGAAAACGGACTAAACGCGCTTGTTTTAAATCTTGAAGAAGATAACGTTGGAGCGGTATTGCTAGGAGATTCTAGTGATGTAAATGAGGGCGATACGGTTAAAAGAACTGGTAAAATCGCTTCCATCCAAACAGGTGATGGTATGTGTGGAAGAGTCGTCGATACATTAGGCAAACCGATTGATGGAAAAGGACCAATCCAAGGTGAGCTGTTCGAAATGCCACTTGAAAGAAAAGCACCAGGAGTAATCTTCAGAGAGCCAGTAAGTGAACCTCTTCAAACAGGTATTACTGCCATAGATTCGATGATCCCTGTAGGAAGAGGTCAGCGAGAGTTGGTGATTGGTGATCGTCAGACTGGAAAAACAGCTGTCGTTATCGATACCATTATTAACCAAAAAGAATTTTACGATAAAGGAGAACCTGTATTCTGTATCTATGTTGCTATCGGTCAGAAAGCATCAACAGTAGCAGGGATCGTAGCTCAACTTGAAAAAGCAGGAGCGATGGATTATACGGTGATTGTAAATGCATCTGCTTCAGATCCTGCCCCAATGCAATTCTTCGCCCCATTTACAGGTGCAGCTATTGGGGAATATTTCAGAGATACAGGACGTCCAGCATTGGTTGTTTATGATGATTTATCTAAACAGGCAGTTTCATACAGAGAAGTCTCTCTTCTTCTAAGAAGACCTCCTGGACGTGAAGCATATCCAGGTGATGTATTCTACCTTCACTCAAGACTCTTAGAGCGTGCAGCGAAAGTTATTAATGACGATTCTATTGCAAGCCAAATGAATGACCTTCCTCCTTCATTGAAAGGAAAAGTTAAGGGGGGTGGATCATTGACTGCTCTTCCAATCATTGAAACACAAGCTGGCGATGTATCTGCATATATTCCAACTAACGTAATTTCAATTACAGATGGCCAGATCTTCTTGGAAACCAATCTATTTAACTCAGGCATTAGACCGGCGATTAACGTAGGTATTTCCGTATCTCGAGTGGGAGGTAACGCACAGATCAAATCAATGAAGAAAGTATCTGGTACATTGAAGCTTGATCAAGCTCAATTCCGTGAACTTGAAGCATTTGCCAAGTTTGGTTCCGATCTTGATGCGGCCACACAAAGAACGATTGATAGAGGCAGAAAAAATCAAGAGATTCTGAAGCAGCCACAATTCTCTCCAGTACCAGTTGAGGAACAAGTAGCTACAATTTATGCATCTACAAAAGGATTCCTTGATCCAGTACCTGTTAATCAAGCACGTGAGTTTCAAACTGAATTCATCAACGCGATGAGAACAACCGGTAAGGACGCTTTAGCAGATTTCAAAGCAGGTAAGCTAAGTGAAGAGGCGGTCTCTAAGACAGAAGAAATTGCTAAGGATATTGCATCAAGATTTAAGAAGTAA
- a CDS encoding response regulator, which yields MSDGKTKVLVAEDDFVVAKNLSITLEERGYHILGINESGEELLQSLSQNQPDIIIMDINLAGLMDGVEVTALIKNKTNIPVLYLTSDRDQTTLERAKLTNPDGYLIKPFDADELVSAIEIALHRHHLSSGNQKEGTVVSDSHLFVKVRNRLEKVMFEDVRYLEANDIYSILVTHQNNFILSYSLKTLEEKLPSRQFMRVHRSYIVNVEHINAIEDNYILISDKNIPIGKTYREDLMRRLSII from the coding sequence ATGTCAGATGGTAAAACCAAAGTGCTTGTAGCTGAAGATGATTTTGTAGTTGCGAAAAATCTCAGCATTACGCTAGAGGAAAGAGGCTATCATATCCTGGGTATAAACGAATCAGGAGAAGAACTACTTCAATCTTTGAGTCAAAATCAACCTGATATCATTATTATGGATATCAATTTGGCTGGTTTGATGGACGGTGTTGAAGTCACAGCCTTGATAAAGAATAAGACGAATATTCCGGTTTTGTATTTAACCTCGGATAGAGATCAAACAACGCTCGAACGGGCTAAATTGACAAACCCTGATGGCTATCTTATCAAACCCTTTGACGCTGATGAGTTGGTATCCGCTATTGAAATTGCCTTGCATAGGCATCATCTTTCTTCAGGTAATCAAAAGGAGGGCACAGTCGTCAGTGACTCTCACCTGTTTGTCAAAGTGAGAAATCGCCTCGAAAAAGTGATGTTTGAAGATGTAAGGTATCTGGAGGCGAATGACATTTATTCCATACTTGTCACTCATCAAAACAATTTCATACTTAGCTATTCGCTTAAAACTCTGGAAGAGAAGTTACCTAGTCGTCAATTTATGAGAGTGCACAGGTCTTACATTGTAAATGTGGAGCATATCAATGCGATAGAAGATAATTATATTCTGATTTCAGATAAGAACATTCCCATCGGGAAAACCTATCGGGAGGATTTAATGAGGCGATTATCAATAATT
- a CDS encoding class I SAM-dependent methyltransferase — protein sequence MAVNDFNRIAPIYDQIAHLVFGDRLLKAQTHFLDQIKPDDKVLILGGGTGALLEYLPICKQIHYVEKSDKMIQRARKRNSKSEVQFINQDFLAFKSPNQYDVILCPFFLDCFAERKLETVLHKVSAMIAKDGWMMIADFDVQSTSIFLSQMMHLFFRLFASLGSSKLLDIRKHIVRKGFDESSLQKFKNGIFSTIYKVEQ from the coding sequence ATGGCTGTAAATGACTTTAATCGTATTGCTCCCATCTATGATCAAATTGCACATTTGGTTTTTGGCGACAGATTACTAAAAGCTCAAACTCATTTCTTAGATCAAATTAAGCCGGATGATAAAGTATTAATTCTGGGTGGAGGTACGGGGGCGTTATTGGAATATTTGCCAATTTGTAAGCAAATTCATTATGTAGAAAAGTCAGATAAAATGATCCAGCGAGCTCGAAAAAGAAATAGTAAGAGCGAAGTGCAATTCATCAATCAAGATTTTTTAGCTTTCAAATCGCCAAATCAATATGATGTAATACTATGTCCATTTTTTCTTGATTGTTTTGCTGAAAGAAAACTAGAAACGGTCCTTCATAAAGTATCAGCAATGATTGCTAAGGATGGCTGGATGATGATTGCGGATTTCGATGTTCAATCTACCTCGATTTTTTTAAGTCAAATGATGCATCTCTTTTTCAGACTTTTTGCGTCACTTGGTTCAAGTAAACTTCTAGACATTCGGAAGCATATTGTGCGGAAGGGGTTCGATGAATCCTCACTCCAAAAATTCAAAAATGGAATTTTCAGCACTATTTACAAAGTGGAACAGTAA
- a CDS encoding sensor histidine kinase: protein MRRFILWGGLLVIGLDMYAQGLFLDSLLQKPADSSLISNDQWYWSEIVLSSSSAYIELPGWSHVVAYSEEEKQVTGTMLSGHSKSYYSFRNIIEKPDQNTLLLKMRGAHPLFELDQTTTIEYTSQEWRLEERQRLLAHGLFFGILIVMALYNLMIYFAVKDQSYLWYVLSIVGFGLYMGFYYGFTFEHFWPSNPHWNAYFFALIIPFTNICRILFTQTYLHTDQYVPKWNLFFRMILISYLVPIGMWLMSWLQIRDWLIETNYVIGFLGTMTMTAITLTSIIVYLRGYKPALWFLVAFALFNIGGILFIFRELNYLPDNFLTRYVIQIGAVAQVVLFSLGLSDRLNRTRKMLASEKIEKEKLAREKEIEKKRLIELQRNELEQQVTERTKELEETLTQLKISASDLRELNEVKSRLFSIISHELKSPLTTVDSYLNLFINHYNKLSQEELSDLSDKTRFSLQNLTLLMDNLLLWSRLQQDNLTFNPIEIDLRKVVDKSVKLFSLLLEQKKIKLKIEHEVDDTILMADKDMLEFVIRNLLHNSIKFTPKHGQVKIAARSINNLSNISIEDSGIGMTNQMIVQILNKGEGFTRNGTEQEKGSGIGLLMCKDFVEKNGGSLDIKIQKGTIVSFTVPLCK from the coding sequence ATGCGACGATTTATACTTTGGGGGGGTTTACTTGTTATTGGGCTAGACATGTATGCTCAAGGGTTATTTCTTGATAGCCTCTTGCAAAAACCAGCAGATTCTTCATTGATATCAAATGATCAATGGTATTGGTCAGAGATAGTTTTATCCTCTTCTTCGGCGTACATTGAGTTGCCGGGTTGGAGCCATGTCGTGGCATATAGTGAAGAAGAAAAACAAGTGACAGGAACCATGCTGTCTGGCCATTCAAAAAGCTACTACTCCTTCAGAAATATAATCGAAAAGCCAGATCAGAATACTTTGCTATTAAAGATGCGGGGAGCACATCCATTGTTTGAGCTGGATCAAACAACTACGATCGAATATACATCACAGGAATGGCGTCTTGAAGAACGTCAGAGACTTCTTGCTCATGGGCTCTTCTTTGGCATTCTGATCGTAATGGCACTTTATAACCTGATGATTTACTTCGCTGTGAAAGACCAAAGTTACCTTTGGTATGTGCTCTCTATTGTAGGTTTTGGGCTGTATATGGGGTTCTACTATGGATTTACTTTTGAGCATTTTTGGCCCTCGAATCCACATTGGAATGCCTATTTCTTTGCTTTGATAATACCTTTTACCAACATTTGTAGAATTCTTTTTACACAGACATATCTTCATACAGATCAATATGTACCCAAGTGGAATCTGTTCTTTCGAATGATTTTAATTTCCTATCTGGTCCCGATTGGTATGTGGCTAATGAGCTGGTTGCAAATTAGGGATTGGCTCATTGAGACAAACTATGTTATTGGTTTTCTTGGAACCATGACCATGACTGCTATCACGTTGACAAGCATAATCGTTTATTTGCGTGGTTACAAACCTGCACTATGGTTTCTGGTAGCGTTTGCGCTATTTAATATTGGTGGGATTCTTTTCATCTTCAGGGAGTTGAATTATTTGCCGGATAATTTTCTTACTCGCTATGTCATTCAGATTGGCGCAGTTGCGCAGGTAGTCTTATTTTCTCTTGGTCTTTCTGACAGACTCAACCGTACTCGGAAAATGCTCGCCAGTGAAAAAATTGAAAAAGAAAAACTCGCCCGTGAAAAGGAGATAGAGAAAAAAAGACTGATCGAACTGCAACGGAATGAATTGGAGCAACAGGTGACAGAAAGAACTAAAGAACTTGAGGAAACCCTGACACAGCTTAAAATTTCTGCGAGTGACTTACGCGAACTAAATGAGGTAAAATCAAGACTTTTTTCCATCATATCGCATGAGCTGAAGAGCCCTTTGACAACTGTAGATTCATACCTCAACCTTTTTATCAATCACTACAACAAACTCTCGCAGGAAGAACTATCAGACCTCAGCGACAAAACCCGATTTTCTCTTCAGAATCTTACGCTATTAATGGATAATCTTCTACTTTGGTCCAGACTTCAACAAGACAATCTTACTTTTAATCCAATAGAAATTGATCTAAGAAAAGTTGTTGATAAGTCAGTCAAGCTTTTCTCACTCCTATTGGAGCAAAAGAAAATAAAGCTGAAGATCGAACATGAAGTTGATGATACCATTTTAATGGCTGATAAGGATATGCTAGAATTTGTGATTAGAAATCTTCTGCATAATTCGATCAAATTCACACCAAAACATGGGCAGGTTAAGATAGCTGCCAGAAGCATAAATAATCTCTCAAATATCTCCATTGAAGATAGCGGAATAGGGATGACCAATCAAATGATTGTCCAAATCTTGAACAAAGGTGAAGGGTTTACAAGAAATGGCACAGAACAAGAAAAAGGTTCAGGCATAGGTCTCTTGATGTGCAAGGATTTCGTAGAAAAGAATGGCGGTTCTTTGGATATAAAAATTCAAAAAGGAACGATCGTTTCTTTTACTGTTCCACTTTGTAAATAG
- the atpG gene encoding ATP synthase F1 subunit gamma, whose product MANLKEVKGRIQSVVSTQQITKAMKMVAAAKLRRAQDRIIQMRPYSQKLSEIIQNVSAGDSDSGDNPYSEERTIDRVLIVVVSSDRGLCGAFNSSVFKGVKSLVAEHYSDLEATGNLEILPIGKKAFEHFAKRKYKVIDTYSNLIEKLNFADAKEAAEMVMTNFVSNKYDRVDIVYNEFKNVATQNVKKEQFLPIKEVVVEESEEVFAPVDYLYEPSKDFIFNELVPKSLKIQFYKTLLESNASEHGARMTAMDKATENADELLKELRLTYNRTRQAAITKEILEIVGGAEALAQA is encoded by the coding sequence ATGGCCAATCTTAAAGAGGTAAAGGGTAGGATTCAGTCAGTTGTATCAACACAGCAGATCACCAAAGCTATGAAAATGGTGGCGGCTGCAAAGTTGAGAAGAGCACAAGATCGTATCATTCAAATGAGGCCATATTCTCAAAAACTTTCTGAAATTATTCAGAATGTTTCTGCCGGAGATTCTGATTCTGGAGATAATCCATATTCAGAAGAAAGGACAATCGATCGTGTATTGATTGTTGTGGTTTCCTCTGACAGAGGATTGTGTGGAGCGTTTAATAGCAGTGTATTCAAAGGGGTGAAATCGTTAGTTGCAGAGCATTACAGCGATTTAGAGGCTACTGGGAATTTGGAAATTTTGCCAATAGGTAAGAAGGCATTTGAACATTTCGCTAAGAGGAAATACAAAGTGATTGACACATATTCTAACTTGATTGAGAAGTTGAATTTTGCCGATGCAAAGGAGGCTGCAGAAATGGTAATGACCAATTTTGTTAGCAACAAATATGACAGGGTAGATATTGTTTATAATGAGTTCAAAAACGTTGCTACGCAAAATGTAAAAAAAGAACAATTTCTGCCAATCAAAGAAGTTGTGGTTGAAGAGAGTGAAGAAGTGTTTGCTCCTGTAGATTATTTATATGAGCCATCTAAAGATTTTATCTTTAATGAGCTTGTTCCGAAATCTTTAAAGATTCAGTTTTACAAAACATTGTTGGAATCAAATGCATCAGAGCATGGAGCTCGAATGACGGCAATGGATAAGGCAACAGAGAATGCAGATGAGCTTCTCAAAGAACTACGATTAACTTATAATAGAACTCGACAAGCCGCTATTACTAAGGAAATTCTTGAAATAGTAGGTGGAGCTGAAGCATTGGCTCAGGCGTAA